The Streptomyces sp. M92 nucleotide sequence GGCGGCGGACCGGCTGAAGAATTCGAAGGTGAGTGAGTTCGTGTTCACGGACACGCTGCCGACGCCGTCCGAGCTGGAGCTGGACAAGATCACGGTGCTGTCGATCGCGCCGACGATCGCGCGTGCGGTGCGTGAGGTGTTCGAGGACGGTTCGGTGACGAGCCTGTTCGACGAGCAGTGAGCGTTCTGCAGTAACCGTTCTGCACAGCGCTGAGATCGTTTTGGGTGCGGCCTCCCTCTCCGAGTAGACTGCTGAAGTTGCTCGGCGAGGGAGGCCGTGCCCGTTTTCTCGGCGGGTGGTGGCTGTCCGTTATCGACGCGCTCTTCGTAGCAGGCCGTTCGTGGCCGGGTGACCACGTCCGTTTCTACCTCTACGAGGAGTGATCATGTCCGAGGTGAAGATCGCCGCCGCGACGCGCACCGAGTTCGGCAAGGGCGCTGCCCGCCGTATCCGTCGTGAAGACAACGTTCCCGGTGTCCTGTACGGCCACGGTTCGGACCCGCTGCACCTGACCCTGCCGGGCCACGCCCTGCTGCTGGCGCTGCGTACGCCGAACGTCCTGATCGCGCTGGACATCGACGGCAAGACGAACGAGCTGGCGATCCCGAAGTCGGTCCAGCGTGACCCGATCAAGGGCTTCCTGGAGCACGTCGACCTGCAGCTGGTGCAGCGCGGCGAGACCGTGACGGTCGAGATCCCGGTGCAGGCCGAGGGTGAGCTGGCCCCGGGTGGCAATCTGCTGGAGTACGTCCTGGACGCGCTGCCGGTCGAGGCCGAGGCCACGCACATCCCGGAGCAGGTCGTCGTGTCGGTGGCGGGTCTGGAGGCCGGTGCCTCGATCCTGGCCAAGGACGTCAAGCTGCCGGCCGGTGTGAAGCTGGCCGTCGAGGACGACGCCGTGGTGCTGCAGGTCCTGGCGTCGCAGGCGGAGGAGCCGGCGGCCGAGGGTGAGGGCGAAGAGGCCGCCGAGGCCTGATCGTCTCCCTTACGGTCATTGTGTGGTCGGCCGCTGTTCCCGTGCGGGGGCAGCGGCCGACGCGTATGTGTGGACGGACGCGAAGGAGACAGGGACGTGACGACGGACGCGGGTGCGCCCTGGTTGGTGGCCGGTCTCGGCAACCCGGGGGCCGAGTACGCCGCGAACCGGCACAACGTCGGTTTCATGGTGGCGGATCTGCTGGCGGAGCGGATGGGGGCGCGGTTCAAGCGGCACGGCAAGGCGCAGGCGCAGGTGGTGGAGGGGCGGATCGGTCCGCCCGGGCCGGCGAACCGGCGGGTGGTTCTGGCGAAGCCGATGTCGTTCATGAACGTGTCGGGCGGTCCGGTGACGGTGTTGCGGGACTTTTACAAGGTCCCGGTGGGCAACGTCGTGGCGGTGCACGACGAGCTGGACATCGACTACGGGGTGCTGCGGCTGAAGCTGGGCGGCGGGGACAACGGGCACAACGGGCTGAAGTCGATCACCAGGTCGCTGGGGTCGGACTATCACCGGGTGCGGTTCGGGATCGGGCGGCCGCCGGGGCGGATGCCGGTGGCGGATTTCGTGCTGAAGGACTTCTCGTCGGCGGAGCGCAAGGAGCTGGACTACTTCGTGGACCGGGCGGCGGATGCGGTGGAGGCTCTGGTGATCGAGGGGCTGGAGCGGGCGCAGAGCACGTACAACTCGTGACTTGTCCGTGGGTGGTATGCGGATGAGTTGACCGGCCGTGCAGGCATGGCCAATGATCCCGGCCATGCCTGCCTCAGCCGTCGCCGCTCCTCGCCCTCGTCCCCGTCGGGTCGCCCGGGCCGTCCTCGGGTTCGGGCGGGTCGCGGTGATGGGGACGGTGGCGGTGCTGCTGCTGATCGCCGGGGTGTGGGCGTCGTGGGGTACGGCGCAGCACGTGATGCTGACCAAGGGGCGTGAGCGGGGGACCGTCGAGGTGACGCGGTGCGGCGACGGTGTGTGCAGTGGTCCGTACGCGCCGGTGTCGGCGGGGTCGCGGGCGCGGGGCCGGGTGGTGCTGGAGGACTCGGTGGCCGTTGCGGAGGGGCGGACGTACTCCGTGGTGGTGAAGCCGGGCGGTGTCGGTGTGGTGCGGTCGGGGCCGGCGGGGGTGCTGTACGCGTGGGTGCCGATGGGT carries:
- a CDS encoding 50S ribosomal protein L25/general stress protein Ctc, yielding MSEVKIAAATRTEFGKGAARRIRREDNVPGVLYGHGSDPLHLTLPGHALLLALRTPNVLIALDIDGKTNELAIPKSVQRDPIKGFLEHVDLQLVQRGETVTVEIPVQAEGELAPGGNLLEYVLDALPVEAEATHIPEQVVVSVAGLEAGASILAKDVKLPAGVKLAVEDDAVVLQVLASQAEEPAAEGEGEEAAEA
- the pth gene encoding aminoacyl-tRNA hydrolase — protein: MTTDAGAPWLVAGLGNPGAEYAANRHNVGFMVADLLAERMGARFKRHGKAQAQVVEGRIGPPGPANRRVVLAKPMSFMNVSGGPVTVLRDFYKVPVGNVVAVHDELDIDYGVLRLKLGGGDNGHNGLKSITRSLGSDYHRVRFGIGRPPGRMPVADFVLKDFSSAERKELDYFVDRAADAVEALVIEGLERAQSTYNS